GTTATCGTTTACATACACATATTCAATTTTACCAATAATCTGTTTGTTTTTATCGCGTGAAGTACGTCTTACAATTGTTCCGTTTTCAACAATATATTCAATATCTTCAACCAAATTTTGATGATTGGTACTCTTTTTTGTAGTTACTTTAACCCTTGCTCCTTCATATACAAATGTTACAACTTTGGTAATGTAATTAGGCCCTTCCTGATATTTTTTTACAAATTTTGTAATGTTATTATCAGCGTCATAAGTATAATTTACCACTTCTTTCCAGTCACTTCCCACTTTGTCTTTTACAGTCATGTCTAGTAAACCATTTTTGTTGTAAAAGAAATGCTGTATAACATCTGAAGTGGTTACGGTTTGAAGTTTACCATCTTTAAAAACCATCGTTTTGTTAACGATTTCTCCGTCTTTAGAATTCTGATAGTTTGTTTTTACAATATTGATCTGCTTTAATCTAACATTGTCCTGACTGTGCATCAAGAAAGGAAATACCATCATTAGGATGGCAATAAAGTAGGTTCTCATATTTGTTTTTGTATTTATTTGGGATGACCAAAGTACAAAATTCTCTCATATTTAGGGAATTCAAAATTCAAAAACTACTTATTTTTCAATAAAAAACTAAAAATCAACCAATTAATTTCATTATTATGAAACAACTTCTATTTCTCTCCAAAAATCTTTACGTCATCAACCATAAAAGCTCCGTTAAGAGTTTTATCTTTTCCTGATCCGATGTATTTAAAAGCAATATTTATCTTGCCTGAATAAGCAGATAAATCAATTCCGCCTGAGCTTATAAATTCACGGGTTGGAGTCGAAAGTGAAGCTACTTTTGCTTCTAATTTTGTCCATTTCGCTTTCGATATATTAGAGCCATCAAAGTTAGTTGAAACATACACTTCTAATGCATTCAAAGGCGAATCGACTTTCAAATCATGCTGTGCACTTCTAAAGGACAGAACCGTATTTTTATATTCTGTCAAATCAATTTTTGGAGAAACAAGCCATGCTATATTTTCGGCTGCGGTGGTACTTGTGGTATTGAACTCTGCATAACCATTTCCAGCATACAGCATACTTTTCCATAATTTAGTTGCTTTTTCTACAATATTACTCCAGCCCGGCAGCGCAAAGTTGACATTATTTTTAACCGATTGAAAGTCTTCGGCAAAGAGCGGAACATTACGTTTTCCATTCAATACAACATCACTTTCTGAACGAACCATTAATTGATAATCGGTTCCAAATTTGGTTAAAACTCCTCGTACTTTACCGCTTCCTTCTGGAACAAAATGATCGGCAAATTTGGCATAACTACTGGTTCTAAAAATAATTTGGTTTCCGGTTTTATCACGCAGATTCCAGTTTGTTGAGCCTCCTACGTTATTGGATTCTTCAAAATAATGACGCCCAATTGCTGATTCGGTGAACTGTACATCGTTAAGTTCTATAAGTGTATTTAATTTACTATCGTTAAGGGCTTTTTCTATCGACAGTGATTCAACCAATTGACTCTCATCAGCGTTCGTACACGAAGCATTTAAAACGCTTTTTACTTCATTTTGAGAAACACGTCCAATAGTAGGATCTCCTGAATTGCTTACATACAAACTTCCAATTCGTAATCCGCCGTAATACAAATCTGTAAATTGGTTTTTGAGTTTTACATACACTTTATTTCCAACTCTATACTCAATATAAGTATTTGAAGCATCTACAGGAACAGCAAATCCTATTGCGGGAATTCTTTCAGAGGCTTTTGTTTGCAGTGAAATGGTCTTAAAAAAATTGCCTTCTTCATCACTCGAAACGACATAAGCTTCAATTACATCATCATATAAATATTGTTTGGCAGTTGTTCCTGAAAGTTCGTATACTTTTTCAACAGTTTTGGTTACTTTAAAATCTGGTTGTGTACAAGCTAATTTTGGAGCATCAACCTCGTGACTGCAGCTAAAAAAAGAAAAGGATAAGGCAGAAAGTAATATTCGTTTTTTCATAAGAAATGTATTTTGGTTTTATAAACCGATAGTAAGATTTAAGAAATAAGTGCGTCCATAACCGTAGTAATATTTAGGTCCGAATGCTGGTGTTCCGCTTGAAATATCCTGATTTAAAGCTCTAAAATTGGCATTTCTTGCCTGCTCAAAACCACCTGTTTTATACATTAAGTTCAAGACATTGTTTACGCTGGCAAAAAGTCCGACATACTTTTTATAAACTCGCCAAGATTTTCCGCCGTTTATATTCAGCAACGTTACTGGATTGAATTTTTCTTGTTTTAATAATTCATTTCCGCGTTCTGAAGTTGCTTCGGGGAAAGGAAATCCATTTGCAGGATTAATATAAAACTGAGATGTTCTTGAAATTGGCGAAACATCAATGTAACTAT
This is a stretch of genomic DNA from Flavobacterium endoglycinae. It encodes these proteins:
- a CDS encoding DUF5689 domain-containing protein, which translates into the protein MKKRILLSALSFSFFSCSHEVDAPKLACTQPDFKVTKTVEKVYELSGTTAKQYLYDDVIEAYVVSSDEEGNFFKTISLQTKASERIPAIGFAVPVDASNTYIEYRVGNKVYVKLKNQFTDLYYGGLRIGSLYVSNSGDPTIGRVSQNEVKSVLNASCTNADESQLVESLSIEKALNDSKLNTLIELNDVQFTESAIGRHYFEESNNVGGSTNWNLRDKTGNQIIFRTSSYAKFADHFVPEGSGKVRGVLTKFGTDYQLMVRSESDVVLNGKRNVPLFAEDFQSVKNNVNFALPGWSNIVEKATKLWKSMLYAGNGYAEFNTTSTTAAENIAWLVSPKIDLTEYKNTVLSFRSAQHDLKVDSPLNALEVYVSTNFDGSNISKAKWTKLEAKVASLSTPTREFISSGGIDLSAYSGKINIAFKYIGSGKDKTLNGAFMVDDVKIFGEK